The Falco cherrug isolate bFalChe1 chromosome 20, bFalChe1.pri, whole genome shotgun sequence genomic sequence ctggaaaaagaacaagacaCTTTCATTAGTACTATCCCCACATCTACTGGCTTCATTACAGCAAACCACAAGTCTTTCTTCTGTGACATTTTTCCAGCAAAAGGGAGTCCAAAAATAGCATTTCCTCCTCAGTCGCTTTCATAGATGCGTAGGAGCCAACTAGCCAGACTCGTAGCAGCTGAATATTGCACTGCCACTAACTCTGCGTACAGTTTAAGTCCGAGTGGTGTACTCATGGTGTCAGTAGAGCACAATGACAGTGCTGGCTCAGTGATGTGAAGACCCAGGATGCAAAGGAAGGGGAGAACACAATGGTACCAGTCACACACTCAAGCTCAGATACTGGCTTTTGGAGGTTAAAATTCATCACTTTCAACTGCGTGGAGCTGCGTGTCATCTGCATCTGTCATGCTGCTCTCTTGAGATTCGTCTGTGccaacttgaaagaaaaagaaacataaagtAGTCAAACACCGTGGGGCTGCTTCACGGCAAAGATCCCCCCCCCCTCAACACCAGCACATCAAAGGCGCAGTACCAACAGCTTTGGGCTTCCCCTCCAAATGCTTTAAAGCCATAGTGCTTTTCCCCTTTTGCTTCTAACACACTGACCCCTGCCAGCTTAATGAAGTCTAAACAAATACCTTTGGAAAGGAATTAACACAAAGCACATATTAACAAAACATGCTGCCTTCGCCATCTCCCATCAAAAATCTGAAATCTCAGACACCTGGTTATGTAGGGATTGGTACAGAAGGTTCCAAAATTGCTTTAGGAAGTTTAACCTTCCCATTCCTTCGAAACACACCAGCTGCCTGAAACACATATGTTACTCGCCCACTGCGCTAGGGACCACTCCATTTACAACCAATTAACGCTCAACTAGTAGTTTGGCAGCCTCTACTTGCTCCCTGCCAAGCACTGTGTAAGGGATGTGGCAGAAGAACCACTCTGAGTAGCTGCCCGCAGAGGTTTCTGATGCCCAGGGGTTACTCCGTTCACTCAGCTCAGACAATGGCTAGTTCAAAGCTTCCAGGAAAACCAGGTTACTACAGCTGTTTGAGTAACAACAGTGTGCAAGATAGGCATGTACACACTGAGAGGCTACCCTTAAATATGGAACTTCTaggttaaaattaaaatgaaggtaAATATCTAATGATGGTTGATGAGACTCTAATCTCCTTTCCACAGTACAATTAACTGTAGATTCCCAAGTAGCTAAGATGTTTCATGTGGAAACACAGGTGCCTTTTACTGCTTTAACGCAAACACTTCACAGGTTTCTTCACAGTGCACACAGCTGAGGCCCATGGCAGGCAATTTAATGCACAAAATGACTCATGCTAGCCAATATATCAAAAAGAATCCCCCGTCCCCACTACTACCTTAATTTACTTTAGCTTATCTCATGTATCCTAGGAGTTACTCAGCTGAGACTAGAAGAGTTGCACAGTTTATCTGTGTGGTCAGGGAAAATGAACTGCTCCGAGCCtaacactgttttattttgtttacaagTTGCTagggtttgggggggttttggtggttggctttgttttggtttgttgttgggttttggtttttgtttgttggtttttttttggttggtttgttgtgttttttttttttttgtaatgtgtCTTggttctgtgtgtgtgtggcatttgtttgtttgggggtttttcccctcctttttttggGACATGGAATTGGCTTTTTTTGGTGTCACGCAGAAGTTTCAGGACTCTGTCTCCATCTTCTGGCCAGAAACACACCCAGCTCCCAGTAAGCCCATTTTAAGTCAGCCCAACTACGtatcaaggaaagaaaaactcttGACACTTGAGGAAGTGCAGCACAGGCCAAGTCTCCAGtattaaaaaacacacagtGCACAGGATCCATGAAACTCAATGTGAtacacagcaggaaaatgtgacagcttttccagctgaagatTCAGAACTGCAGCACATAGAGCGAGTTTTCTATTCTAATAGATGTGTGCTATTTTCTTCTTGGgaggaaaagaattaaattgCTTATTAGTGTTTATTTTCTATCACTATTTCAGTCTGCATCAAGGACATCAATATTTACTACTATCCATACTTCACAGAGCTACCCATGCTTCACGGAATTTAAGCTTATAATAAAAAGTTAGAAGAGAAACCCATGCCATTCCTTTTTGTGGATTATTCTCAAGCAGTCCCATGGAAGTGTAGTATTTCCTCTTGATTCAAATGGAACTACTTCCATGACTCTCATCAAAAGCTACCTTTTATGTTTAGCTGACCAAATATTTTTACCCAACACCCAGATTGTTAAACTTTTGACAAAGCCTCTACAAACAATTTCAGCTGCCATTCAGTAACCTCGAAATGATTTGATGCTTCTGCAAGGAAAGAGCTTTGGGCTCTGGGAACATCTTGCTCTCCTAGGATACTATTAGCCAACCACTATTTGTACAAATTTGCAGTAGTTATTATCTCAGTCCTGCTTCATCTACAGATTCTAAAGAAGTGTCACAATCCTTTATTTCAAGCTTACTGTAGGAAGCACGAAGGAATTCTTCAGAATGAAGAGCCTCTGGAGGCCTTACTTGGCGAGCAGTGAGGCTGAGGAGCACGTTTCACTTGTGAAACCCATGATTCCTCTCACCACCTAAGTGGAGATACCTCCTTGAATGACAACAGGTTGGAAATACAAACCTGATTCATAGGGGTAACATTCACTGATTTGCTCTTCTTGAGTTATTGGCTCCTCATCATCTGGAAGGTAACGTTTATCAATGGCCTCTTTAATCTGGTTATTGGCTCCTTTGGGGTCTAAGTCCATTGCCCATGAGAAATTCATTAGGGCCAAATGTGTTTGACCCAGTTTTTTATAAacctaaaataaaagcataaaaggcTGCATTTGCATGAAGTTGCTACTTGAAGGTTTGGACAAACACACACAATACCAAGCCACAGTTAAAACTAGTATTTTATGAAAAGCAACAGAGGGTGGATACGACAGATTTGTTATGAGTCCCAAGGGAAACGGCAAACATGTGGAGAAAGAGCAAGCAAGTGTTTCTATTTAAGActtgaaagaaatttaaattaaactaGCAGCTGACAGATTCAAGAAGATAAGGAGGTGGATCTTCAGATACAAGTTGAAGCTTTGGCActctgcagcagggtggggTAAGAGCTATCAGCGTacatgttttgctttgtcttacCCCCTCACCACTCTGAGTTTGAGTCATCATAACCCCAAATCTACTTCTAGCTCAGGAGAAGTCCAAAAAGTCTCAGATTTCTGATGTCAGAGGCccagagcacaggctggggaagtATCCCCACATGCACACACTAATGTTAATCGCTCTTCCCTACAGCTCTCTTACCATGAACTAGCAAAGGCATGACACACTGTCAGACAAATTTTTGATTTGACTCAGCATGGCTGTTCTTACATCCTCAAGGAACATTTTTACTGTCATTGGCAGGTGGACAAAGTAATGGGACATTAGGTGACACCTAGCTTGTCCTGCTAAACTGAACAGCAACATTTTCAAGACAGCACCGCGGTGCAGAATCCAGCCCATGTTTGAACTTGTCACTGTAACTTACACTGAAGCTTTCCTTACCATTAAGGACAGATGAGCAAGTAATTTACCTGTGTTAAGCATTTAAACAGTGAAAGTACTTAAGTTCACCAACAATTTCTGATACAGTGCACTAAAGTGTGATTCAACATTTTAGCAGCTACATGTGCAAATAGCCAACACTGCTGACTGATGGATGGACTATCCCTCAAAATTTTAAGGATTGCCACTGAAGGCATCATTGCTATCATATTGAATCAAGTCTTGACAGAGTTCCATTTTCAGGGAAAGATACAGTGGTTATGTGCACAGCCATATATCTCTCTTCAGTGAAGTATCTTGATCAGGAtcaatttcttgctttttaaaattatctttcaaGTTGAGAGTGGTGAAATCAAAGCAGGTAAATAACACCACCACTGgcttaagttatttttttcttggtttgtttttcaagagCTGAAGGCTGCTCCAGTAATAACtgtcttttgcatttaaaagctgATACATAATGAAGCTGTGAGCATTAAGTCTTATTTAAAGCTTTGGGAATTTTTAGAATACTGCTCCAAATGGAAGCAGCTTATGGACCAGCATCAAATTTTCTCATTAGGTGTAAATTTCTGCAAAGGAAACCAAAAGATGACAGTCAAGTTTTTTTACTCACCTTTCctattaaaaagtaaacaagagACTCTTTGGGAACAATCTGTTTCAGTTCTTCAAGTTCTTGTAAAGcagactgaaaaggaagaagaatgcTTACTAAGCACAAGCTAGCAGTCTGCAACCAGTTATGACATTACTGAACTGTGAATGCACTAatgtggtaaaaaaaatatactggcATTTACACAGAGTATATTCCATCAAGAACAACAGTACACTCATGAGAAACATCTAAAATTCCTTTTACATTAGTTTCTCATTTAAAGACTGTAGCGTTATCATAGCCCCATTATTACAGAAATAGAGTAAGTTTATAGGGCTTTGGTCTCCTACAAGACTTTTAACAACTCTGACATAAAACACCCCCATCAGCCCCAACAAAGCATTATAGGGTAGAAGACAAGGCACTGACAGTGTATTTACAGTGGGCGCTTCCTTCAGTACACGGAGCTTTGGAAACACTAAGAACATCGGGGCATTTTGCACTGATGTGCCGCTCCCAAGCCTGTGCTTTTGGAAGGTTCTGGTTTTACATATGTATCTGTGGACGTTTACAAATGATGACTGTGTTTATAATAGGCATTAGAAGTCCAAAATATTTAGTGAACTtctacttttaaattaattgttgACAGTGGAGAAGTTTATTCTGCTGCGACAGTAACTTGGCATCATTATTAAATTCTACCTAAAAATATTTAGCCTGCAGTTTGAAATAAACACTGCTTTTAGCGATCAAAAGTTCTGCTCCACCCTCTAAACCTTATTCATGTGAAGACAATGTCAAGTTAGGGCTTGCTACATAAAGGGAAGCGTACGTCTGCATTTATTTACCTACCACTAGACAAATTTATCACACTATCAAAATTCTCTTAGCACTGGTGCTAAATGCCCAAACTATTTCATTAAGTTTTACATAGTTTATGTGAACAGCATAATTTTAGTCTTACAAGTCTCAGCCTGACAAAGAAACAAGAGtccaaatgttttatttcctaaaatacCATTTCACCCTGGTCAACAAGTTTCTTATTGCCCCTGCACTAGTGAAGGTAGCGAACTATTAAGATTTATTGTTCTTCCTCTTGTGTTCATCTTCTGCTTTTCGATTTTAAAAACCATCTACAAATAGGCACTTCATCAAGTCCCTAAtcttaatacattttatatttaattggTTCAGTTATGAATTTTCAAAACCAAGTTCTAAGTAAAGTTTTCCCTTTACACATGGGCGCTGAAGCCAGGTTTCAGGAACCAGGCTGCAGTTTGTCTTCTGTGGCCAAAACCCAGAGGACAACGGTCACTGGAAAGATCTTCACTCATTTGAAACGGGGGACAGCTCCGCAGGGGATCAGGACAAAGGTGCTCAGCTTCTTAGTTTTCACTTGACCACCCAGCTTTTGAAATAGCTGGTTCTTATTGCTGTAATCTGTTATGGAGCCGTTTgccaaggttttttttttttttttagtaatttagTATAAACTCATGATAATACAGCCATGCATTGGTGACACCCGCAGTAGGTTCCCcttctttccattcttttccCAAGGTCAGACTAAAACAATATTAAGAAAGCATCAACAATCAAAACCTTTGTAACAAGGGAACCTTTGTTCCCTTGGCAAAAGGTGGCACTTGTCAAAGCAAATGCTTCAAGACAGGCCAACATCCCAGGCTCTTCCTGCGAGCCCTCATGCCACCCAGTGAGAACCTGTAACCATTTTGCTTCCAGTGTCCCCATTACCAACTACAGCAATTTAAAGATAGCTTAAGGTTGTCTACATGCACCATGTCTTACCttgtatttttcacttgcaaataATACAGAAGCTCTATGGAATTTGCATAGCGGGTTCTTGGGGTCAATGCTAATAGCTTTGTTTAAAGTATCCAAAgccttttcagattttttcagtgCATGCTGTACCTattaagagaaaggaagaacaattttaaaagggaaactAGCAGCTTATCTACTAGACAAGAATAAATCCGTTTGACTACATTTACTTATAGtatgttcctttaaaaaaaagaaaatatttgtccaATTCTAGATAAAGTCTTAACAAGTTTTcttacaggaagaaaaccatACCTCATCTCCACCTCAAAAcattctccccaccccacagcttAGAGAAATCATTTAACCTTTGGCCGTGAGTGAGCTCAATGTCTTTCTCTGTACATAAGCGAGCTGCAGCCATCACCCCTGTAGGATCTGACAGTGCTTTGCTGCCACGTAGAAGGCAAACGAATGGCAGCAGGTAGCCATCCATCACAGTGACACAGCCTTCAGTCACCATCACAACTACCAGAACTGCTTCCCAGCTCTGTACACAAGCACTGGCTGGAGCGAGGCCGCCGCTTCCAGGGACGTGGTAGCGGACGGATGAATAACCAAGTCCCCCAGTAGCCCTGTCCATTTAACTGAACGGCTGGTGGCTGCAGTAGCCACCTCCCAAACTTCACTTGGCATGAAGTGGCTTAAGTAGGAAGTTGTCACATCTACAAGCAACTGGAACAAGGGCAAAGTGGACAtaacagccaaaaaaacccccaaacatacTGCACCCTGAAAGGTGAGACAGAGCACCTTTGCATTTATAGAACTGGAAGTGCTGGTCCAAGTGCATGcaatagcaattaaaaaaaaacacacacgtAATTTCTTACATACTaaacaccccccaccaccaccccaaaataCTCTATTCACGTTAATACCTGCCCACAGTCTCGATTTTCATATCACTACTATTTTGGCTGACTCAAACATGATGTGACAGTATAATTTCATTACAGGTTAAAAGTAGCTTGAAGGGAGAGAAGTGTTTCCTTTCTGACATATTAACTCTGTGGTTATTCATTCATATGGCACTTAAGATCCTCCAAGAGGTACTCTGAACTTGGGCTTTTTTGCTAAAAATGTTCAGTATGACTTTCCCCACTGCAAACAAAGTACAGAGGCAGATTAAAAGACCATGATAGGGTTAAGTTAAATCTACTTACCACTCCAATGTGACACAGTAAGACTGAGCTCTGAGGATTAATATCAAGTGCTTTCTGGAAATGCATTTCTGCTAGACtgaatttttcctgtttgtaatAAATCATTCCCAATCCGTAcctgcaagcagaaaaatagttCTGCTAAGAGAGTATTCTAATCAATCTAGTCTTTGCCAGCGAATATGATCTGGCAGAAATGGTCTATACTCTTGCCAACCCTACCCAGGGTGGGAAACAATTTATTGTGGGAGAAAAAGCTACGTCTATAATTGtcttgggttgtttgttttggttttttttgtcagttgGGTAGTTTGAAGAATCTACATTCAATACCACAGGAAGACTGGTGAACAGCTACAAAgtaaaaagcagacaaaaatttCTCAAGACTAAGTGACTTACACTAGCTTACACTAGATCTaacttttactgctttttattttttccacataaacagctgtaaaaatctAACTGTATCCTAAGGTGTAAAGGGACAAATCTCTCATCTCTCCAACTGCAAACAAAGAAAGTTCAACCTAGCTGCACAGAACAAAATAGCTGGGGTAATACAGCCAGGAAGATCTGTGGAAACCAAGAGAACTCTCATGTTTTGCCCTCCTTATGGAAGTAACTGTTAAAAGACGGGGCCGGCATCTTCTGCAGAAATAGCTTTGCTCTCTGCTTAGAGAGAAGAAGTGGTAGGGAAAACTACATCAGCGGCAGCATCCGGAATATGTATCTCTGAAAGGAGTTCTTTATCACAATGCAGTAGGAGAACAATGAAGCAAAACTTACCATGCATTGTAGTGTCTAGGGTTGACTCTGATCGCATTTCTGAAACAAGCTAATGCTTTGTCTAGTTCTTCTGTCAACACAAATTCGTGCCCCAACAGGGTGTAGGCATAAGCATAGTTTGGATCAACCTGAATGGCTCTCTGGAAGAACTTGATTGCAATGTCATGTTCTCGTTGTAAGCTGAAACAGTTTCCTGCAGCGCACCAAGCCTAGTAAAAACAGCATTGCAAAATTAGCACGCTTTTTACAACTCAGGGTGACTAAATTTGAGCTGAACAAATTCTTCCGCACTGCTTTACATAATTATATATAACTTCCTCACaggttaaaaaataacaataataaaagttAGTTAAATCTCATTCCTGAGAGGCAGATAGGCCTAAATACACCTTATAGCTACAcaagctgaaatacagaaattgagAATCTAAGGACAAGAAGTTTGTGCCAATTAGATACTTCAATGACTGAAGGTTTTGAAGCTGTTGAAGAGGCTAGAAATAAAACATCTAAGATATTTAAGAATAATGAAGGGGGAGACAGTACATTCACTCTTCAGCTCCCTCCAACTGACAAATCTGGAAATCTGCAGAGCAACAATTTTAGCAACaacctcctctccctcctgctcagcAACCAGCATCGAGACTGTAAAGCATCACAGCCCAGGGTCCCTTGCTTTCCCAAATTTTTTTATCACCACTGTCGAACTGTTCACTCCTTGTATCagaatctgcattttcttctctccaggaTACCTTACTACAACTACCTCATTGTTTTTGATTGCTCTACTACTAGACAAGTTAACACCGCAACAGGATTCTCTCCtccaacaggaagaaaatcccAATATAATCTACAGTTTTCTCAACTCTGTTAAGAACATTTAAACATGTATACATCTATTACTTCTACTGTGGCACCTGTTAAAAGATGCCTTGCTTTTTGCATATCATGACTTTATGTTGCCATACACTCTGCAGTTTAATAGACTTTGGCATAAAAATGTTCAACGTTATGTCTGAAAATAAGTTCTAGAGCAAATATGTTTTAAGTGCCAGTGAATTAACTACAGCAATTAAAAGGTGGTACaggaaaaatattccttttctttgcatacttgcagcagcaggggtgACAGACTAACCCATGATCTTCCTGGATGAGTGGTGCCAATGCAAATTTAAATAACCATTAACAGATAAAAGGTTTCAACCTGTTCCATGTGAGCTGATATTCTAAGAAACCATTTCAGGCATCATCAGTTCAACAGATAATCCTGCCACCTCCCTCTCCAGTTTTGCCACGCAGTTCTCACAGGAGAATACACTTGAACTAGATCAGAGCTCAGAGCTTTGCTCTGAATCATTAGATTTTGCCCCATACAGCTACCCTCTTCACACACAAGACCACAGCATTTTATACCTCTGGTGAGTTTTTATCCATGTCCGTCAAATCCtttgaaagaactgaaagagcAACATCTTTCTGCAGATGCCACAGCGTAGTCGAATAGATCTCCATGCCTTCTACTCTGTAGTTTTCAATCCTCcttacttctgaaaatattctctCAGCCTAGAGAACAGAAATTAAGCTTAAAACAAAATTCCACACACCAAAGCAGAGTGCATAGGTCAAGGTTAGTTCAGACTGAGCATCCTCTTTGCTTTCTAAGTGTACTACGGAGAGCTACAGGTCCTGTAACTTCCTCTTCAAGCAAAGGAAGCTACTGAACCCTAGCACAGATGCCAGGAGAAGCGCAGCCATCCCTCCCCACCGCTGACTCCGATGACATTGCTGCGTCTATCACAGCGCACAAGGAAGGCAAAAAAGCTACccacaaaaatcagaaagagcATAGCATACTTTTAGGGGCCAGTTATGACTATTAGCCATTCTAACAGATGACAGGTATTGCATTCCTGCCGAGTGCTACACCCCCCCAGACACTGTGCATAATAATTACAAGGCAAAAGGCAACAACTGCTGCAGTAAACACAGCTGATGCAGGGATGGGGGAATGCCTAACAATGTGACACCACAAATAGGTGCTTCACTTTCACTTGAGACAGCTGTACTTCTTATCAATGAAGATCAAAGAGACTCATGAAGTCTCCCTGACACAGAGCTCTACTCCATAAACTCGAGTGCCAGGTTACAACACAAAGGCCACACGGGAAGAGCTTTGGAAAAGCTTTAGGAAACCATTAGGGTCTGCAGcctcagttttcaaaataaactattAAAAGCACAGCGTGCTCCATCTCTAAATCAAACCACGTGTAcgttttaaaaactgcttttgaaaccCACTGCAGTTCTCTCCTGCACAGAGAgcgttttaaaaaaattgtgagGAAATAGGCACACCCATTATCAGGACAGTGACAAGGAGAGTTAAACCGCTGGATTACCCTTAATTGctcactgctgtttctgaagcagTTTGACATCACCTCAGCTGTGCCAAAGCTGTCATTTCTAAGACTGCAAAGGAAACTAGGTCATCGATGTGATCTGTGTTGACTAAAAAGGGCGAGAGAAGTTTTTGGATTTAGACCTCAAATTGTTTCAGTGATCCAATTTACAACACTGCAGTCAGTACAATTACATGAGCACAGCTGTAAGTGAAAACAGGCAGAGGCAAGGAGACCCCAATGGCTGGATAGAAGAGGACATAACTAAAAGAAATCCAAAGTGTAACTCAGCTTCTTCAGCAAAGCTCGATGACTATCGATGCAGATTCAAGACCTAAACCCATTCCAGGTATAACTCTTTGTTTATACAGTTATCTCAACTGTAAGCCTCCCATAGCTTTTGCAGGAAGTCTGCAGGTGTCatgcaaagctgtgcaaaacATTAGTGCAAAGGGTAAGAACCAACCCCCCCAGTTCCTACCTGCATGTATTCTGCAAGTTCGAAGTAAGCTCTCCCAATttggcacagcacccagccagtGTTGTAGTGGTGGGATGGTAAAtggcttaaaatatttatcGCTTCTTTGCAGTTGTATGAACACAAGGCTAAATAACCTTTTCCCATGTCACGAAGAAGGCTCATCAAACCTTCTaggagaaaaatacaataaataaaagtggaaaaaaataattaaataaaaaagacagctgaGAGTTACTTCAAACTGCTAATCCCATAAGCTCTTCATTGTGGCAGGCACTGCTCCTGAATTTGTCTGTGAAAATCTTTCAGCTCCCCAACATGGGCTTATACACTCTTAACTTAGGCATAATATTCTAAACATCAGCCTTTGCAATGGAAGTCAGATAGTAATGACTTCTTAAAGCCAGCAACAGACTACTCGGGAAAAGAGAAACTCCAAAGTTCAGGGCAACTGGAGTTTTGCATTTACAACAGCTATTCAAACATTTTGTTAGGTCTGAACACAGTTTCCACATGTCTGGTATCCATGGATACATCTTCTTGCTGCCTGGAAACATTACTGAGCCAAAAAGGGAGGAATTCAGCAGTTTGTCTAGGATTTTCTGACAATCTGAATAAAGACTTATTTCTAAACAAACAGGAAACATGAAGACAGAACAGACTACATAAAcccttcaaaaataaaattttgaaggAAGATAACCAGGTTACTTATAGCTCCTTTGAATCAGTTTCCAAGGATCttgtctgaaaatattttaatcattaaGAATCAGAGCTTGCAAGATGTATCTGCTTACAACTAGCTACTTTTAATACTTCTTCACATGTTCCAAGTTAACTAGAAGATACTGAATTCAATCAGTTTTTATAATTAGACAAAGGTGACAGCCACAGGCTAactgaaacaagaaagaaaaacactggaacaacattttttcttcatttgaccTTAAAACATAGATACAAGCTTTACTCTAACTACAGTCCAATAGTGTTCAaacagacctgctgctgccttctgtaGTGTAAAAGCCTGGATCTGTGGTGTAACAGTCgaaatttttccttctgaaatgaTGGAAGAGTCCAGTTTGGTAATTTCCAAACTATCATTTAAGTTTGGTTGAGTTATTCCTCCcttatttgttttactttttgtttttctgtttggaatCTTAGGTGGAAActtcattttcaattttttgctattttcctGAAAGTAAGAAGAGTAAGAGTTACATAGAAAGGAAgtcttttaaattcagaaaattaaacttACAAGTGAATTgtgtaaagttatttttatcGTCTTTTCAGCTTTAACAACCATGCCCAGACATGGGACTTCTAAACTTGAGTATACAGGCACATCACTTCACTGaatgtttatttgttcatttttaagatAGCAACATTCACATCACCTAATTACAGTCTACGAATATTTGAGTTTGGTGTTCTACTCCATTGtttgagaagcagaaaacagatgaaaaataacttgtttggtgcaaaaaaaaaaaagatagtatCTGCTCAAAATGAATTCTGCGATAAATATATCTGATCAACACATCCTCTTAAATGGGCTGACAGCTACCAGCACCACTGCATTTGTCAGCCCAGCACGTATCTTTGTTTTTGATCATGATACTCTTCTTCCTATTATTTTACTTGAGCACTTGAGagcttaaaaaaacatattgtGGCATCATGATATCTTTTCTACAGCCAGGTACTTCCTAAGTTCTGCTGATCACAGAACCTGTTCTTAAGCTGCTAGGATTGCTATGCATATGGGGAAATGATTAGTACAGTGGCACGAATAAGAAGCCCAGAAGTTTACAAAATGCACGATGTTCATTACCTTTGTTGTAGAGCTATCACTAGTAAACAGGCGAGAGCTTCTTCGAGGCAGTGCATTTGGTGG encodes the following:
- the CDC27 gene encoding cell division cycle protein 27 homolog isoform X1, with translation MTVLQEPVQAAIWQALNHYAYRDAVFLAERLYAEVHSEEALFLLATCYYRSGKAYKAYRLLKGHSCTTPQCKYLLAKCCVDLSKLAEGEQILSGGVFNKQKSHDDIVMEFGDSACFTLSLLGHVYCKTDRLAKGSECYQKSLSLNPFLWSPFESLCEIGEKPDPDQTFKLTSLQNFSSCLPNTCTTLVSNHSISHRQPETVLMETPQDTIELNRLNLESSNSKYSSLNTDSSMSYIDSAVISPDAVPLGSGTAILSKQAQNKPKTGRSLLGGPAALSPLTPSFGILPLETPSTGDGSYLQNYTNSSSVIDVPSTGAPSKKTVSRMSQAGTKSVFSQSGNSREVTPILVAQTQSSGPQTSTTPQVLSPTIAAPPNALPRRSSRLFTSDSSTTKENSKKLKMKFPPKIPNRKTKSKTNKGGITQPNLNDSLEITKLDSSIISEGKISTVTPQIQAFTLQKAAAEGLMSLLRDMGKGYLALCSYNCKEAINILSHLPSHHYNTGWVLCQIGRAYFELAEYMQAERIFSEVRRIENYRVEGMEIYSTTLWHLQKDVALSVLSKDLTDMDKNSPEAWCAAGNCFSLQREHDIAIKFFQRAIQVDPNYAYAYTLLGHEFVLTEELDKALACFRNAIRVNPRHYNAWYGLGMIYYKQEKFSLAEMHFQKALDINPQSSVLLCHIGVVQHALKKSEKALDTLNKAISIDPKNPLCKFHRASVLFASEKYKSALQELEELKQIVPKESLVYFLIGKVYKKLGQTHLALMNFSWAMDLDPKGANNQIKEAIDKRYLPDDEEPITQEEQISECYPYESVGTDESQESSMTDADDTQLHAVESDEF
- the CDC27 gene encoding cell division cycle protein 27 homolog isoform X2; protein product: MTVLQEPVQAAIWQALNHYAYRDAVFLAERLYAEVHSEEALFLLATCYYRSGKAYKAYRLLKGHSCTTPQCKYLLAKCCVDLSKLAEGEQILSGGVFNKQKSHDDIVMEFGDSACFTLSLLGHVYCKTDRLAKGSECYQKSLSLNPFLWSPFESLCEIGEKPDPDQTFKLTSLQNFSSCLPNTCTTLVSNHSISHRQPETVLMETPQDTIELNRLNLESSNSKYSSLNTDSSMSYIDSAVISPDAVPLGSGTAILSKQAQNKPKTGRSLLGGPAALSPLTPSFGILPLETPSTGDGSYLQNYTNSSSVIDVPSTGAPSKKTVSRMSQAGTKSVFSQSGNSREVTPILVAQTQSSGPQTSTTPQVLSPTIAAPPNALPRRSSRLFTSDSSTTKENSKKLKMKFPPKIPNRKTKSKTNKGGITQPNLNDSLEITKLDSSIISEGKISTVTPQIQAFTLQKAAAGLMSLLRDMGKGYLALCSYNCKEAINILSHLPSHHYNTGWVLCQIGRAYFELAEYMQAERIFSEVRRIENYRVEGMEIYSTTLWHLQKDVALSVLSKDLTDMDKNSPEAWCAAGNCFSLQREHDIAIKFFQRAIQVDPNYAYAYTLLGHEFVLTEELDKALACFRNAIRVNPRHYNAWYGLGMIYYKQEKFSLAEMHFQKALDINPQSSVLLCHIGVVQHALKKSEKALDTLNKAISIDPKNPLCKFHRASVLFASEKYKSALQELEELKQIVPKESLVYFLIGKVYKKLGQTHLALMNFSWAMDLDPKGANNQIKEAIDKRYLPDDEEPITQEEQISECYPYESVGTDESQESSMTDADDTQLHAVESDEF
- the CDC27 gene encoding cell division cycle protein 27 homolog isoform X4 produces the protein MTVLQEPVQAAIWQALNHYAYRDAVFLAERLYAEVHSEEALFLLATCYYRSGKAYKAYRLLKGHSCTTPQCKYLLAKCCVDLSKLAEGEQILSGGVFNKQKSHDDIVMEFGDSACFTLSLLGHVYCKTDRLAKGSECYQKSLSLNPFLWSPFESLCEIGEKPDPDQTFKLTSLQNFSSCLPNTCTTLVSNHSISHRQPETVLMETPQDTIELNRLNLESSNSKYSSLNTDSSMSYIDSAVISPDAVPLGSGTAILSKQAQNKPKTGRSLLGGPAALSPLTPSFGILPLETPSTGDGSYLQNYTNSSSVIDVPSTGAPSKKTVSRMSQAGTKSVFSQSGNSREVTPILVAQTQSSGPQTSTTPQVLSPTIAAPPNALPRRSSRLFTSDSSTTKENSKKLKMKFPPKIPNRKTKSKTNKGGITQPNLNDSLEITKLDSSIISEGKISTVTPQIQAFTLQKAAAGLMSLLRDMGKGYLALCSYNCKEAINILSHLPSHHYNTGWVLCQIGRAYFELAEYMQAERIFSEVRRIENYRVEGMEIYSTTLWHLQKDVALSVLSKDLTDMDKNSPEAWCAAGNCFSLQREHDIAIKFFQRAIQVDPNYAYAYTLLGHEFVLTEELDKALACFRNAIRVNPRHYNAWYGLGMIYYKQEKFSLAEMHFQKALDINPQSSVLLCHIGVVQHALKKSEKALDTLNKAISIDPKNPLCKFHRASVLFASEKYKSALQELEELKQIVPKESLVYFLIGKTPKEPITRLKRPLINVTFQMMRSQ